Within Microterricola gilva, the genomic segment TGCAGAACGCCGTGCGTCACAATATCGACGACGGTGTCGTCACGGTGCGGACGGGCACCGACGCGGCCGGCGCGGCGGAGTTCGAGATCAGCAACAGCGGCGTCGTGCTCGACGAGGGCATGCTCGCCGGGCTGTCGGAGCCGTTCGCCAGGGCCGCTGGCCGCACGGCGGGATCATCGACGCGCGGTCACGGCCTCGGGCTCTCGATCGTCTCCGCAATCGTCGACCGTTTCCGTGGCACGCTCGAGCTCGAGCCTCGCCCCGACGGCGGCTTGCGCGCCATCGTTCGGATCCCGGCGGCCGCGGCCACATCGTCCTAGGCGAACACCAGCCAACCGATACCGACCACGAGGGCGATGATACCCAGCACGATGCTCGGGGTCGCGGACTCCTTGCGGCGCACGTGCAGAGCAACTGCGACGACCATCATCACGAACAGGCCGAACGCGGCGATCGGCGTGAGCCATGGGGCGATCCCCGTCGCGGCGGGCAGCACCAGACCGAGCGCGCCGAGCACCTCGAGGATGCCGATCGTCTTCAGCTGCGGAGGGTTCACAGACTCCACCCACGCCATCTTCTCGCGCACGGTGCCATACGGGGTGACGGCCTTCATTGACCCGGCCATGACGAAGAGTGCAGCGAGAAGGGCGGTGACGATCCAGAGGGCGATGATCATGAGTTCTCCAAAGAAATGGCTAATAGTTCCAGATAGTGCGTAACGCACGGTCTGTTAGCATATTCCCTGAGGCCACCCGCACTTCTCGGTTCGTCACGCACCTGGAGGTGCGCATTGGAAGGGGAAACCATGAACAGCTCCGCCCAGGCACGCACGATCGACTCCGGGGCGATCCCCCATGGCGATACCGACGGGGCCGCGACGTGCAGCACGGACAATCCAGCCAGTGCCGTGATCCGCGAGGTGCTCTCCCGCGTCGGCGACAAGTGGAGCCTCCTGGTCATCGGCGTGCTGCACGACGGGCCACGCCGCTTCACCGAGCTGCAGCGCGCCGTCGACGGCATCTCGCACCGCATGCTCACTCAGACGCTCCGCAGCCTGGAGCGCGACGGCTTGGTGTCACGGCAGAGCTTTGCCGAGATCCCGCCTCGCGTCGAATACACCGCCACGCCGCTTGGCCGCTCACTCTCCGAGCCGGTGCTCAGCCTCGTCGGCTGGGCGGCCGACAACCACCGGGCGATCCTGGACGCTCGATCCGTCTTCGACGGGCCGGAGGGCTAGACGCGGCGAAGGCGTCTCAGGAAGCAGAAAAGCCCCGGTCGATGACCGGGGCTTTCCTTGTGCGTGGACCCTAGGAGATTCGAACTCCTGACCTCCTCGATGCGAACGAGGCGCGCTACCAACTGCGCCAAGGGCCCGTGCGGTTTCTACGATAGCACCGCTCTCGACCCTCGAAAGACACACGACACGCAACTCAATTCGTGATGTGCGCCTCCGCGCCTGCATCCTGTTCGCTGACGAATCGATACGGCACCGGTTCCTCGGTCTCGTGCCCCAAACGCCACGTGCGGGTGATCGTGCCGCCCGGCTCGTCGTAGCTGATGACGATCTCCGGCTGGTAGGCGCCGTTGACGTATTCGAGCTGCATCTCGTCGCCGTGGCCGATCATGCCCGGCCCGAACAGCACGGCGGTGTATGTGGTCTTCTCGCTCATCGCTCACCTCGCAGTTGGGGTCCGGATGCCGCAGGCTGCCGCATCCGGCTGTGCTCTGACCATACGCCTGCACCCCGCGCTTGGCGAGGGCCATGCGAGCAGCGTTACCGTCCTCGGCCGGCGGCAGCTCGGCGCCGCATCGCGGACACAGCCGCGCACGGCGATCCTCCACGTAGCGCCCGCAGTCGGGGCAGACGGCGGCCAACCAGCATGCCGGGTCACCGCCCGCTTCGGGGGTGCCGCTCATGAGTGCCGTCAGCCCGCGGCGCGACGACGGCGCAGAACGGCGTCGAGGTCGCCCATTCCGGGCGCGGTGTCGGCCATGCCCGCATCGCTCAGCACGCCCATGCTGGCGAACTTGCTCGGCGCGGCAGGAGCGGCAGGGCGGGCGATCGGGGTCACTGTCGCGGCGGGCGAAACGGCCTCGCTGGCGGCATCGAGCGCTGCGGCACGCTCGAGGAGGGCGGCGCGGGCCGCGACGCGGCGCAGCTCGGCTGCCGCATCGACGGAGGCCCTGGCCGCCGCCGCGACGGAGCCGCGCTCGAGGTAGGCGGGCTTCGGCAGGGGCCGCGGTGTCCAGCCCTGCGGAGCGGTGGCGCGCGGCGCGAACTCGACCGGCGTGAACCGCGCGGGGGCTGCCGGTGCGGCGGAGGCTGCGCGTGCGACCCTGGCCGCGTTGCGGCCGGCCTTGGCCAGGGAGCCGAGCGTCACGAACGCGGCGACGCCGGTGACGGCACCGATCGCCAGCAACGCCAACGAGCCGGAGACGGCGGCCGTGATGCCGCCGGCGAGAATGGCGACAAGCGAAGCGAGCAGGACGAGCGCGGTGGCCGCGCGTGCGCGGCGGAGCGAACGGAGCTTCGCCCGGGCGATCAGTACGGGGTTCGCGGCGGCGCGGGCGGCGTCGGCTCGCAGCTTCTCGATGCGCAGCGCGTCCTCGGCGCGACGGGTCTGTGCTGCGGCCGCGGCCTCGGCCTTGACCAGCTCACGGGCGGCGTTCTCGCGCTCGCGCAGCACCTTGGACTGGGCCACGGCGTCGCGGGCGGTGGCCTCGACGACGATCTCGCGCGGAGCCTCGGCCGTTTCGGCGAGCACGCGGAGGGTCTGCTGCAGCCGCACCGCATTGCGTTCGCTGGTGACGTACTGTCGACGGTGCAGCCAGGTCGGGAGCAGGTACGCAAGCCAGAGCACGGCAGCCGCGGCCACCAGCACTCCACCACCCAGCGCGTCTGCACCCATAGTCTCTAAGTTAGGGCGAACGCGGCAAGCGACGCGACTTCCTGTGGGCGTGTCCCCGATGATTTGTCGGCTTTATGCAGTTTGTGCCTCCGCTTTCGGCGATTCGCCCCGCAAGCGGGGGTCAGCAGAGCTCAGCGAGGTGTCGTCGGCAGCGGACGCGCGGCGAGCGCCGCATCGTGCGGCGGGATGGCCGCGGCATCCGCCGGAACCAGGCCGAGCCGCCAGCGGGCCAGAACACCCTGAGGCAGTTCCTCGCTCACGAGCGCGAAACAGTAGTGGTCGCGCCAGTCGCCGTCGATGTGGATGTAGCGCCTGCGCAGCCCCTCGTAGCGGAAGCCGAGCTTCTGCACGACCCGGAGGCTCGGCGCGTTCTCCGGCCGGATGCAGATCTCCATGCGGTGGACACCGAGCTGGGCGAAGCAGTAGTCGGTCGCCAGCGCCACCGCCGTCGGTGTGATGCCGAGTCCGGCGAAGCGTTCTGCAACCCAGTAGCCGAGGGTGGCCGAGGCGAGCGAGCCGTAGCTGATCGACGAGACGTTGAGCTGGCCGGCCACCTCCCCGTCGTGCTCGAGCACGAACGGCAGGCCGTGCCCGCCACGCGCATTGGCGAGCAGGCTGCGGATGCCGGAGCGCATGTCGAAGGAGCCGATGCCCTGCGGGCTCGTCGCCTCCCACTTGCTCAGCCAGCGCCGGTTCTCCAGCAGCAGCCGTTCCAACGCCCGCGCGTCGCGCACCCGGATCGGGCGCAACGTGACCGCGCCGTCGCGCAGCGTGGGCAGCACGATCGTTAGTCCAGTTCGCCGACGAACTGCTTGAGCCACACGCGGAGGTCCGGGCCCAGGTCACCCCGGGCGACGGCGAGCTGCACGATGGCCTTGATGTAGTCGAGACGGTCGCCCGTGTCGTAGCGGCGGCCGCGGAACACGACGCCGTAGACGCCGCCGGTGTTCTCGGCATCCGCCGCAAGCACCTCGAGGGCGTCGGTCAGCTGGATCTCGCCGCCCTTGCCCGGAGGCGTGTTCTCAAGCACGTCGAAGATCTCGGGCTTCAGCACGTAGCGGCCGATGATCGCGTAGTTGGACGGCGCCTCCTCGCGGCTCGGCTTCTCGACCAGGCCGGTGATGCGCACGACATCCGGGCTGTCGGTGGGCTCGATCGCGGCGGCGCCGTACATGTGGATGGAGTCAGGGTCGACCTCGAGCAGTGCCACGATGGTCGCATCGCGTGCCTGCTGCTCGTCGAGCATGCGCGAGAGAAGCACATCGCGGTCATCGATGATGTCGTCACCGAGGAGCACCGCGAACGGGGCATTTCCGACGTGCATCCGCGCGCGCAGCACCGCGTGGCCGAGGCCGAGCGGGTCACCCTGACGCACGTAGTGCATGTCGGCGAGCTCCGTTGACTCGAGAACCTTCTCGAGGCGGGTGAGGTCACCCTTCTTCTCGAGCGTGGCCTCCAGCTCCGTCACCCGGTCGAAGTGGTTCTCGAGCGCGTTCTTGTTGCGGCCGGTGATCATGAGGACGTCGTGGAGCCCGGCGCCGACGGCCTCCTCCACGACGTACTGGATCGCCGGCTTGTCGACGACGGGCAGCATCTCCTTGGGCATCGCCTTGGTTGCAGGCAGGAATCGGGTTCCGAGACCTGCCGCGGGAATGACGGCCTTCGTGGCGCGAGCTTTCATGACCCTAGGTTACTCACACGCACGAGCGGGCCGGGCAACGCCCCGCCTGATGTGAGCGACTCCGGCTCCGCAGGAGGCAGAACGCCTAAGATGGGGCCATGTCTCCCGATCCCACGCTGGCGAAGCGCGCACTGCGCGCCGAACTCCGCGAGCGTCGCCAGAATCTCTCTCAGCACGAGCGCGATATCGCCACGATCGGTCTCACACAGAATCTCGAGGCCGTCACACTCGATCTCGCGGCACGGTCCATCGCGTGCTTCCTCTCCACCCCGATGGAGCCGAACACCCGGCCGTTCATCAACTGGGCAGAGGCGCAGGGCCTTCGCGTGCTCTTCCCGATCTCACGGGATGACGGCCTGCTCGACTGGACGGTCGGCGAGGAGAGCGTGGAG encodes:
- the galU gene encoding UTP--glucose-1-phosphate uridylyltransferase GalU — its product is MKARATKAVIPAAGLGTRFLPATKAMPKEMLPVVDKPAIQYVVEEAVGAGLHDVLMITGRNKNALENHFDRVTELEATLEKKGDLTRLEKVLESTELADMHYVRQGDPLGLGHAVLRARMHVGNAPFAVLLGDDIIDDRDVLLSRMLDEQQARDATIVALLEVDPDSIHMYGAAAIEPTDSPDVVRITGLVEKPSREEAPSNYAIIGRYVLKPEIFDVLENTPPGKGGEIQLTDALEVLAADAENTGGVYGVVFRGRRYDTGDRLDYIKAIVQLAVARGDLGPDLRVWLKQFVGELD
- a CDS encoding GNAT family N-acetyltransferase codes for the protein MLPTLRDGAVTLRPIRVRDARALERLLLENRRWLSKWEATSPQGIGSFDMRSGIRSLLANARGGHGLPFVLEHDGEVAGQLNVSSISYGSLASATLGYWVAERFAGLGITPTAVALATDYCFAQLGVHRMEICIRPENAPSLRVVQKLGFRYEGLRRRYIHIDGDWRDHYCFALVSEELPQGVLARWRLGLVPADAAAIPPHDAALAARPLPTTPR
- a CDS encoding winged helix-turn-helix transcriptional regulator; this encodes MNSSAQARTIDSGAIPHGDTDGAATCSTDNPASAVIREVLSRVGDKWSLLVIGVLHDGPRRFTELQRAVDGISHRMLTQTLRSLERDGLVSRQSFAEIPPRVEYTATPLGRSLSEPVLSLVGWAADNHRAILDARSVFDGPEG
- a CDS encoding DoxX family protein codes for the protein MIIALWIVTALLAALFVMAGSMKAVTPYGTVREKMAWVESVNPPQLKTIGILEVLGALGLVLPAATGIAPWLTPIAAFGLFVMMVVAVALHVRRKESATPSIVLGIIALVVGIGWLVFA
- a CDS encoding 5-formyltetrahydrofolate cyclo-ligase translates to MSPDPTLAKRALRAELRERRQNLSQHERDIATIGLTQNLEAVTLDLAARSIACFLSTPMEPNTRPFINWAEAQGLRVLFPISRDDGLLDWTVGEESVETEGLHGMPEAVGELLGPIAINDVDLIIVPAASVDESGMRMGWGRGYFDKTLGSMENCPPVYAVIFDSEFVDEVPREVHDQPVNGVVTPTRILTF